In one Candidatus Peribacter riflensis genomic region, the following are encoded:
- a CDS encoding phosphatidylglycerol:prolipoprotein diacylglycerol transferase, translated as MLTFFPSRTVAVALFGFPIHWYGLLYVAAFLLAFLILPRIQKQRGLALSSEAWADLLTAGILGVLIGGRLGFVLFYHPLTYAAHPFEILAVWRGGMSSHGGFIGVGIALWFAARRQHIPLSSLLDLVVIPAAAGLALGRVGNFINLELYGTVTTLPFGMAIPGVEGLRHPVQLYAFLKDLLIAFLCLWHLHRTRMLRPGGTFALFLILYGALRFCVEFVRVPDSPTLVLPWLVLSKGQLYSLPLFLLGVGLWWRWRRGRYSGGSGMGQGF; from the coding sequence GTGCTCACCTTCTTCCCTTCCCGCACGGTGGCTGTCGCCCTGTTCGGCTTTCCGATCCACTGGTACGGGTTGCTCTACGTCGCCGCGTTTCTCCTGGCTTTTCTGATCCTTCCGCGCATCCAGAAGCAGCGCGGCCTCGCGCTCTCTTCAGAAGCCTGGGCCGATCTTCTGACGGCCGGCATCCTCGGCGTGCTCATCGGAGGCAGGCTCGGCTTCGTGCTCTTCTACCACCCGCTTACCTACGCAGCGCACCCCTTCGAAATTCTGGCCGTGTGGCGGGGAGGCATGTCGTCGCACGGCGGGTTCATCGGTGTGGGGATCGCGCTCTGGTTCGCCGCCCGCCGGCAGCACATTCCGCTCTCAAGCCTCCTCGATCTTGTGGTCATTCCCGCTGCAGCGGGCCTTGCACTCGGCAGGGTGGGGAACTTCATTAATCTGGAGCTCTACGGCACGGTGACGACGCTTCCGTTTGGCATGGCCATCCCGGGGGTCGAGGGATTGCGTCATCCGGTGCAGCTCTACGCTTTCCTGAAGGATCTGCTGATCGCATTTCTGTGCCTGTGGCACCTGCACCGGACGAGGATGCTGCGTCCGGGCGGGACCTTCGCACTCTTTCTCATCCTGTACGGCGCGCTCCGCTTTTGCGTGGAGTTTGTGCGCGTGCCAGACAGCCCGACTCTTGTGCTCCCGTGGCTCGTGCTCTCAAAGGGTCAGCTGTATTCGCTTCCGCTGTTCCTGCTGGGGGTAGGGCTGTGGTGGCGATGGAGGAGAGGAAGGTACAGCGGTGGATCCGGCATGGGCCAAGGGTTCTGA
- a CDS encoding phosphoribosylformylglycinamidine synthase II produces MKIPMTAHPDPLPTLPLLPFSTLSDTEVKALLRTHKIGLTVEEARKIEVMLGRDPTIVEATIWGIQGSEHCSYKSSRRFLRTFPTESRHVILGPKEDSGIVAITDGPKGRRWGLVISHESHNHPSQIVPFEGAATGIGGVVRDVVCMGARVIGALDALRLGDLKTEESRTIAREVARGIAGYGNPLGIPNLGGDTVFDASYNSNCLVNAIAVGIVREDEVIHSEAPEEAGQVGYDIILVGKPTDRSGFGGASFASASMEEEKKEQNSGAVQEPNPFLERHLLASTYALFDWLAANRHLDKVSFKDLGAGGVVCASVEQVANLGLGAEVDLDAVHVSVADLPPEIIACAETQERFCWVCHPSLTDQILRHYNEIWDLPSVAEHARASRIGRVMVNPLLRLTHRGQVVCVAKALDITCGLQYTRPTKLTPSARIEPAITCEKDRVSVNGKTFSFTEILHAMLRHPNAASVRPLIRHYDKDVIGNTIIEAGEADAGVIAPLTDLSSYIHAGTHPGWENLPEKDRGVGVALAADGNGRYGRISAYWQGANAAVESMCNVAAVGAVPRALTDCLNYGNPEIPEQLSALEEGVRGIADAARGVAIDGEPVPIISGNVSLYNGKPDGSAIDPTAIVCCIGVLPDARAAVSMQVKQPGSALLLIGERRNECGGSLYFHVLEQLTASPRDALLGSAVPQPDCATVAQEILLITKVIQSGDALACHDISDGGLLLALFEMLLPQRKIGGTTGAEIDLASLQSSLQPDTLLFSQTHGFLVETPQERADAIIAQGKNMGIAVTRIGQTTSSPLLAVRRGTESLLAAELKDLRSIWEKGLESAWTEPEKHS; encoded by the coding sequence ATGAAAATACCAATGACCGCGCATCCCGATCCACTGCCCACCCTCCCGCTCCTCCCCTTCTCCACCCTGAGTGATACCGAGGTGAAAGCCCTGCTGCGCACGCACAAGATTGGGCTCACCGTAGAGGAGGCGCGCAAGATCGAAGTGATGCTCGGGCGAGATCCGACCATCGTGGAGGCGACCATCTGGGGCATTCAGGGCAGCGAGCACTGCAGCTACAAATCGAGCAGGCGTTTTCTCCGTACGTTCCCCACGGAGAGCAGGCACGTCATCCTCGGCCCGAAGGAGGATAGCGGCATCGTCGCCATCACCGACGGACCCAAGGGCAGGCGCTGGGGCCTCGTCATCTCGCACGAGTCGCACAATCACCCCTCGCAGATCGTGCCCTTCGAGGGGGCGGCTACCGGCATCGGCGGAGTCGTCCGCGACGTGGTCTGTATGGGCGCGCGGGTGATCGGCGCGCTCGATGCTCTGCGTCTGGGGGATCTGAAAACCGAGGAATCGCGCACCATTGCGCGCGAAGTGGCTCGCGGCATCGCGGGGTACGGCAACCCCCTCGGCATCCCCAACCTCGGCGGCGACACCGTCTTCGATGCGTCGTACAACAGCAACTGTCTCGTGAACGCCATTGCCGTCGGCATCGTGCGCGAGGATGAAGTGATTCACAGCGAAGCGCCCGAAGAGGCCGGTCAGGTCGGCTACGACATCATTCTCGTAGGCAAACCCACCGACCGCAGCGGTTTCGGCGGCGCCTCCTTCGCCAGCGCCTCCATGGAAGAGGAGAAGAAGGAGCAGAATTCGGGAGCTGTGCAGGAACCGAATCCGTTTTTGGAACGCCACCTGCTCGCCTCCACCTACGCGCTCTTCGACTGGCTCGCGGCCAACCGCCACCTCGACAAAGTGAGCTTCAAAGATCTGGGGGCGGGCGGTGTCGTCTGTGCGAGTGTGGAGCAGGTGGCCAATCTGGGGCTGGGAGCGGAAGTCGATCTGGATGCCGTGCACGTGTCGGTGGCGGATCTGCCCCCCGAGATCATTGCCTGTGCAGAGACGCAGGAACGCTTCTGCTGGGTCTGTCACCCCTCACTCACCGATCAGATCCTGCGCCACTACAACGAAATCTGGGATCTGCCGTCGGTCGCCGAGCATGCGCGCGCCAGCCGCATCGGCCGTGTAATGGTGAATCCCCTCCTCCGGCTCACCCATCGTGGCCAGGTGGTCTGCGTGGCGAAGGCGCTCGATATCACCTGCGGGCTCCAGTACACGCGTCCGACAAAGCTGACTCCTTCGGCAAGGATCGAGCCCGCCATCACTTGCGAGAAAGATCGCGTGTCTGTGAACGGCAAAACGTTCTCCTTCACAGAAATTCTGCACGCGATGCTTCGTCACCCCAACGCCGCGAGTGTTCGTCCCCTCATCCGCCACTACGACAAGGACGTGATCGGCAACACCATCATCGAGGCCGGCGAAGCCGATGCCGGCGTGATCGCGCCGCTCACCGATCTCTCCAGCTATATCCACGCAGGCACGCACCCCGGCTGGGAAAATCTGCCCGAGAAGGACCGGGGCGTGGGTGTTGCTCTCGCCGCAGACGGCAACGGCCGGTACGGACGCATCTCCGCCTACTGGCAGGGCGCCAACGCCGCCGTGGAATCCATGTGCAACGTGGCAGCCGTCGGTGCCGTGCCCCGCGCGCTCACCGACTGCCTGAACTACGGCAATCCCGAAATCCCCGAACAACTCTCTGCACTGGAAGAAGGCGTAAGGGGCATTGCCGACGCCGCCAGAGGAGTAGCCATCGATGGCGAACCCGTGCCGATCATCTCGGGCAACGTCAGCCTCTACAACGGCAAGCCCGACGGATCAGCCATCGACCCCACCGCCATCGTCTGCTGCATCGGCGTCCTGCCGGATGCGCGTGCGGCGGTCTCGATGCAGGTGAAGCAACCGGGCTCCGCCCTGCTGCTCATCGGCGAACGCAGAAACGAGTGCGGCGGCTCTCTCTACTTTCACGTCCTCGAGCAGCTCACCGCGTCGCCGCGCGATGCCCTGCTCGGATCTGCAGTCCCGCAACCCGACTGCGCGACCGTCGCACAGGAGATATTGTTGATCACAAAAGTTATACAATCAGGTGATGCCCTCGCCTGCCACGACATCAGTGACGGGGGGCTCCTGCTCGCGCTCTTCGAAATGCTCCTTCCGCAGAGAAAGATAGGAGGAACGACGGGAGCGGAAATCGACCTCGCCTCCCTGCAATCCTCTCTGCAGCCCGATACCCTGCTCTTCAGCCAGACGCACGGCTTCCTTGTTGAAACCCCGCAGGAACGGGCAGACGCCATCATCGCCCAGGGAAAGAACATGGGCATTGCAGTCACCCGCATCGGCCAGACCACCTCCTCTCCCCTCCTCGCCGTGCGCAGGGGCACAGAGAGCCTGCTTGCCGCAGAGTTGAAGGATCTGCGCTCCATTTGGGAAAAGGGCTTGGAATCGGCTTGGACTGAGCCCGAGAAACACAGTTGA
- a CDS encoding O-sialoglycoprotein endopeptidase — translation MLLLAIETSCDETSAAVAADGTRVLSCVIASSSTTFARSGGVIPEHAAREQIRAIQPVIDQALEDAKCTPAALDGLAVTRGPGLLGSLLVGSVTARALASLWKKPLIGVHHTLGHLSSTWLDCETPPHFPVLTLSASGGHTELWLRESHTRGTLLGSTRDDAAGEAFDKGASLLGLPYPGGPAISRAAETGNPLAFPFPHPLKSEETLDFSYSGLKTALKYLIRDLQAQGVTVEQRLPDLAASFELAICTHLCDRIERALKQHPEVHELHVAGGVSANRRLRTLVAKASGNRTVRFPTTLLYCTDNAAMIAAAATFLLQERGDGASRAFETAASLPSETVFGA, via the coding sequence ATGCTCCTCCTCGCCATCGAAACATCGTGCGACGAAACCTCGGCTGCCGTCGCGGCAGACGGCACACGGGTCTTGAGTTGCGTCATTGCTTCTTCCAGCACGACATTCGCGCGATCCGGCGGCGTCATTCCAGAACACGCCGCCCGTGAGCAGATCCGTGCGATCCAGCCGGTCATCGACCAGGCGCTGGAAGACGCGAAGTGTACTCCGGCAGCCTTAGACGGACTCGCCGTGACGCGCGGCCCGGGGCTGCTCGGCTCCCTGCTCGTGGGATCGGTGACGGCGCGTGCGCTCGCATCACTCTGGAAAAAACCCCTCATCGGCGTCCACCACACACTCGGGCACTTGAGCTCGACATGGCTGGATTGCGAAACGCCTCCGCACTTCCCTGTGCTCACGCTCTCGGCATCGGGGGGCCACACGGAACTCTGGCTCAGAGAGAGCCACACACGCGGCACACTGCTCGGATCGACACGCGATGACGCTGCGGGCGAAGCCTTCGATAAAGGAGCGAGTCTGCTCGGGCTCCCCTACCCCGGCGGGCCGGCGATCTCACGGGCCGCAGAAACCGGCAACCCCCTCGCCTTCCCGTTTCCACATCCGCTCAAGAGCGAAGAGACGCTCGATTTCAGCTATTCGGGCCTCAAGACCGCGCTCAAGTATCTCATCCGGGATCTGCAGGCACAGGGGGTCACCGTTGAGCAGAGACTCCCTGATCTCGCCGCCTCCTTCGAGCTGGCGATCTGCACTCACCTCTGTGACCGCATCGAGCGTGCGCTCAAGCAGCACCCAGAGGTGCACGAGCTCCATGTGGCCGGCGGCGTCTCGGCGAACCGGCGCCTCCGCACACTCGTCGCCAAAGCGAGCGGCAACCGGACCGTGCGTTTTCCCACCACACTGCTCTACTGCACCGACAATGCCGCAATGATCGCGGCAGCCGCGACATTCCTCCTGCAGGAACGAGGCGATGGAGCGAGCCGTGCATTCGAAACTGCAGCTTCGCTCCCATCAGAAACAGTCTTCGGTGCCTAA
- a CDS encoding lipoprotein: MAVQLFTILSHSTPAIVLCKMFRTAFTELALGTFLTLVLTGILVEQNRMAPLPAPMLYGALTAQTSSDPPYDPPPDLGACCSSFDGTCLSDSTDVGACAGMGGMFYPWTYCSNACSSTISYPPCPPSCDDGDPCTDDWCEFGICQHTSITGCCRSNAECTSSDPCWATECIANQCFGMNLCEMGACCQPDGSCAQTPQLYCSGSHYTFADCSICPSSSSVPSMCVPPDCDDDDPCTSDACIPAAEGGEMCDHIPTSCPSSYSSSSSRPSLGSSSSTSSSSSYPSSSRSSSSSQPPPSSQPSSSRSSSFSGPPPPPSSSAGSTPSSQRSTTSNASSSSATNLCEWCKQTFGEDTGSLSCCEASCNGCPPGTTIGDPRESGCETDGSGCGCPTCSATPSSSSAPSAPSSSSTPPPPSSSSVHSSSSSSSEGPVSCCFGSTCMDDVYPFICSLFGSPAEDPVFGPGNDICGVATCGGGGSSSSSPSSFRSSSSSSSEPPPPPSSSSSSSSSSVVPPPSSSSSTSQGCTDAEKRSCCNTIGILHWCNDNVCPEDCRKKGVEPYPSNGVCGANGFPQAMLQRFFAQLLSLSPSSCPVPNYACCGKDNPTECVVVTAQSQCEGGSGTPVSAGTVACTAEQSAACGTPSCDLGCWGGTESEMAASCYPDHNEIKDATPSQPNYKCCCPKKQNCCRMLSTPTGGTPPYGRSYTCTREGPTQCAMLDDIGGTIYHPGTIISEDCNSKCKAPDPPGWCCTPDGPKKMKKEDCKAEFSTAATAPDDFCPRACCHGSIPDGCAVRSWKYCDTLDGDFKFGATACGPETCKDKNEVACCPLESGSGGAWKCQTFPKNEEESKCQTGTSFGDICPQENPASPLCGPPPERLVACCSTEGTCWQMYLKEGDSCETKNGVNTYHPDPFDPPSDCKAGPAGQPGINCVPGTPPKGACCFSNKPCAQLTSKECGDGGGAYKGAGASCSPDPCGNTVACCTRPDEGTAWSCTPKLESQCKDGTNTRNLGKAAQCPADWEQQCAVEKIACCLKSPSGGKSCGTVKKSEADSLCASTFAEGASPSCSAEQEATCAPIACCPKEGCRIESCTAMTALQCGAEGCEAKGAGSTCTPDPCAPPKACCGSDRQNPSCTARSACGEGETEIEGKCPAAGSDEMREKCSMVACCQEKDGELTGVCALGESCNSNNERPAVSSDGKPVTSCSPNPCETPPKKVACCPKGSETCAMDQSREDCDATQTISDNNSCDGITCVKQSACCKEEADGSFSCPAKPAEGSCPAGTKPMDMAECKEKGCPEPKFACCLLVEGSADVYTCTTNFTRDECIAKRGLTKPNYCPSGLAEVKKYCGGDSVVCCDKNGACIEDPSDPSTECLEGTIESSNDRCSEEKKAECKKKGGSCCKLDAAKKPTCREKPAAGCSADERSYELDVAGCQTECKGQVSCCGGDWEKATCETREAVKCKEDEREVNVDKCPEDQEAIEKLCSGNIGCCFPPPAPQYPWTCESSVYTKTECERYKGTPVNYCPSSVEDIQKVCNGKKGSVICCGGEDGKECLLNPADPDSECTAGSIEHDDRNLNVCPASKKSACAKEKVNCCSVDENFLLTGECQSNVPAQDCPSDRRVNQCSKTACQKRVACCVKDAPGCVENIPANQSSYFCQAGKISEQNNCNEFVMRDRGRTTNLCEQGPWSCCTQPGRSLACVDLQNVGQVTECSKQGFVPIIGATCKDNPNPCQILMKKRHACCSPKTGPDGRPWMACEEQDNGTPVVMTPSTLLAETTTGDDGGSGESCYLDLPSCVASCPVGPIEEPSSSDGNNESSAGGGGIPGGGGGGGGGGSAGGGTSGGGASHPSGGDESSAGGGGGSDGSSGSGGGGGGSSAGGGTPGGGGGGGGGTTSDSGSSGSQGSVPASSAGGGASHPSGGDESSAGGGGGSDGSSGSGGGGGGGGSAGGGGGSAGGSDGSSGSDGGGSSGGGGGSEGSEGSEGSAKGGGGGGGGGGGGGGSEGSTGSAGSSGSVPPPPASSAGGTSSEGESSSKPPAKGNCCIEGADYGICFADISAQTCEDSAMGGTFMGDSQCIASPSTGANCGPTGGSSSSGGDPSSQESSAATPCGNGLPDEGEQCDLGIYNSNTPNALCRTDCTSARCGDGIVDTNPSGRPKERCDDDGRNSDTEPGACKTNCKYRNTYFTLGQWLQNLQLYAIDGVPVPDAPETNENTQFLVIGALTFILM; this comes from the coding sequence ATGGCAGTGCAACTCTTCACAATTCTCTCTCATTCCACACCTGCTATAGTCCTCTGCAAGATGTTCCGCACTGCCTTCACAGAGCTCGCCCTGGGCACATTTCTGACACTCGTGCTCACCGGTATTCTCGTGGAGCAGAACCGGATGGCTCCGCTCCCCGCGCCTATGCTCTACGGGGCGCTCACAGCCCAAACCAGCTCAGACCCGCCGTACGACCCGCCCCCCGATCTGGGCGCCTGCTGTTCCTCGTTCGACGGAACCTGCCTCTCAGATTCAACCGATGTCGGCGCGTGCGCAGGCATGGGCGGTATGTTCTATCCATGGACGTACTGCAGCAATGCGTGTTCGAGTACCATCTCGTACCCTCCCTGTCCCCCCAGCTGCGACGACGGCGATCCCTGCACCGATGACTGGTGCGAGTTCGGTATCTGCCAGCACACCAGCATTACCGGCTGTTGCAGATCCAATGCCGAGTGCACTTCCAGCGATCCCTGCTGGGCCACCGAATGCATCGCCAATCAGTGCTTCGGCATGAACCTGTGCGAGATGGGCGCCTGCTGCCAGCCAGATGGATCCTGCGCACAGACACCGCAACTGTACTGCAGCGGCTCACATTACACATTCGCGGATTGCTCCATCTGTCCCTCCTCTTCCAGTGTCCCCAGTATGTGCGTGCCGCCGGACTGTGATGACGACGACCCCTGCACCAGCGATGCCTGCATTCCCGCCGCCGAGGGAGGAGAGATGTGCGACCACATCCCCACCTCCTGCCCCTCCTCCTATTCTTCATCCTCTTCAAGACCCTCACTCGGCTCTTCATCTTCTACATCTTCAAGCTCCTCATACCCCTCCTCTTCGCGGTCCTCCTCTTCCTCACAACCCCCCCCTTCCTCACAACCCTCTTCCTCGCGATCCTCCTCTTTCTCCGGCCCCCCGCCGCCACCGAGCTCCAGCGCCGGCAGCACGCCCTCCTCGCAGCGCAGCACAACCAGCAACGCTTCCAGCAGCTCTGCCACCAATCTGTGCGAATGGTGCAAGCAGACATTTGGGGAAGATACGGGGTCCCTGTCGTGCTGCGAGGCATCGTGCAACGGATGCCCTCCGGGTACGACGATCGGCGATCCGCGCGAGAGCGGCTGCGAAACCGACGGCAGCGGCTGCGGCTGCCCCACCTGCAGCGCGACCCCCTCGTCTTCGTCCGCCCCCTCTGCCCCCTCTTCCTCCAGCACCCCGCCGCCGCCGAGCAGCTCCTCTGTGCATAGCAGCTCTTCCTCCTCTTCCGAGGGACCGGTCTCGTGCTGCTTCGGATCAACGTGCATGGATGACGTCTATCCGTTCATCTGCTCGCTCTTCGGCTCTCCGGCGGAAGACCCTGTCTTCGGGCCGGGCAATGACATCTGCGGTGTCGCGACGTGCGGAGGGGGGGGATCCAGTTCGTCTTCCCCCTCCTCATTCCGTTCTTCTTCCAGCTCATCATCCGAACCGCCCCCTCCGCCTTCCTCATCGTCCTCTTCTTCTTCCTCCTCCGTCGTTCCCCCGCCTTCATCCTCTTCGAGCACGTCACAAGGCTGCACGGACGCAGAAAAACGGTCGTGCTGTAACACCATCGGCATCCTGCACTGGTGCAATGACAACGTCTGTCCCGAGGACTGCCGCAAGAAAGGCGTCGAGCCCTACCCCAGCAACGGCGTGTGCGGGGCGAACGGATTCCCGCAGGCCATGCTGCAGCGGTTCTTCGCTCAGCTCTTGAGCCTCTCTCCCTCCAGCTGCCCCGTGCCCAATTACGCCTGCTGCGGCAAAGATAACCCGACGGAGTGTGTGGTCGTTACGGCCCAGAGTCAGTGTGAGGGCGGATCGGGAACACCGGTTTCCGCGGGAACAGTCGCCTGCACCGCCGAGCAGTCTGCGGCGTGCGGCACTCCCAGCTGCGACTTGGGCTGCTGGGGGGGGACTGAATCGGAAATGGCCGCCTCCTGCTACCCCGACCACAACGAAATCAAAGACGCCACCCCCTCTCAGCCGAATTACAAGTGCTGCTGCCCGAAGAAACAGAACTGCTGCCGCATGCTTTCCACGCCCACCGGCGGCACCCCTCCCTACGGGCGTTCCTACACCTGCACGCGTGAGGGGCCCACACAGTGCGCCATGCTCGATGACATCGGGGGCACGATCTACCATCCGGGAACAATCATTTCCGAAGACTGCAACAGTAAGTGCAAAGCCCCGGATCCTCCGGGGTGGTGCTGCACGCCAGACGGCCCCAAGAAGATGAAGAAGGAGGATTGCAAAGCAGAATTCTCGACTGCGGCGACGGCGCCCGACGATTTCTGCCCCCGCGCCTGTTGTCACGGCTCGATCCCAGACGGATGCGCCGTGCGCTCGTGGAAGTACTGCGATACGCTCGACGGCGACTTCAAGTTCGGTGCAACCGCCTGCGGACCGGAGACGTGCAAAGACAAGAATGAAGTAGCCTGCTGCCCCCTTGAGTCAGGCAGTGGCGGGGCATGGAAGTGCCAGACATTCCCCAAAAATGAAGAGGAGAGCAAGTGTCAGACTGGAACGTCTTTCGGTGACATCTGTCCCCAGGAGAATCCCGCATCTCCCCTCTGCGGCCCGCCCCCCGAGCGCCTCGTGGCCTGCTGCAGTACCGAAGGAACCTGCTGGCAGATGTATCTAAAGGAAGGCGACAGCTGCGAAACCAAGAATGGGGTCAATACGTACCACCCCGATCCTTTCGATCCCCCGAGCGACTGCAAGGCCGGCCCAGCGGGACAGCCGGGGATCAATTGCGTGCCAGGGACCCCGCCCAAGGGCGCCTGCTGTTTCAGCAACAAGCCCTGCGCGCAGCTGACATCGAAGGAATGCGGGGATGGAGGCGGGGCGTACAAGGGAGCGGGTGCTTCGTGCTCCCCCGACCCCTGCGGCAACACCGTGGCTTGCTGCACGCGACCGGACGAGGGCACCGCTTGGTCCTGCACGCCAAAACTAGAATCACAGTGCAAAGATGGCACGAATACGCGCAATCTCGGCAAAGCGGCGCAGTGCCCGGCAGACTGGGAGCAGCAATGTGCAGTCGAAAAAATCGCCTGCTGTCTGAAGAGTCCATCAGGCGGAAAGTCCTGCGGCACGGTGAAGAAATCGGAGGCTGATTCACTCTGCGCGTCGACATTCGCCGAGGGTGCGTCGCCGAGCTGCAGCGCCGAGCAGGAGGCCACCTGCGCACCCATCGCCTGCTGCCCCAAGGAAGGCTGTCGTATCGAAAGTTGTACAGCAATGACGGCGTTGCAGTGCGGCGCAGAGGGGTGTGAGGCGAAAGGCGCCGGCTCCACCTGCACGCCAGACCCCTGTGCTCCTCCCAAGGCCTGCTGCGGCTCGGACAGGCAGAATCCTAGTTGCACCGCACGCTCTGCCTGCGGTGAGGGTGAAACGGAAATTGAGGGCAAATGCCCGGCGGCGGGCAGTGATGAAATGCGTGAAAAGTGCAGTATGGTCGCCTGCTGTCAGGAGAAGGACGGCGAGCTGACCGGTGTCTGCGCCCTCGGAGAATCCTGCAACAGCAATAACGAACGGCCGGCAGTCTCGTCGGACGGCAAGCCCGTCACCTCCTGCTCGCCCAATCCGTGCGAAACGCCCCCAAAGAAAGTTGCCTGCTGCCCCAAGGGCAGCGAGACGTGTGCGATGGATCAGTCGCGTGAAGACTGTGACGCAACCCAGACCATCAGCGATAACAATTCGTGTGACGGCATCACCTGTGTGAAGCAGTCCGCCTGCTGCAAAGAAGAAGCCGACGGCTCGTTCAGCTGCCCCGCCAAGCCCGCAGAAGGGAGCTGCCCCGCAGGAACGAAACCGATGGACATGGCGGAGTGCAAAGAGAAGGGCTGTCCGGAACCCAAGTTCGCCTGCTGCCTCCTCGTCGAAGGCAGCGCAGATGTCTACACATGCACCACGAATTTCACACGTGATGAGTGCATAGCAAAAAGGGGGTTAACCAAGCCCAACTACTGCCCATCGGGATTGGCTGAAGTAAAAAAGTACTGCGGCGGTGATTCGGTCGTGTGCTGCGACAAGAACGGCGCCTGCATCGAAGACCCCAGCGATCCGTCGACGGAGTGTCTTGAGGGAACGATAGAATCAAGCAATGATCGATGCTCAGAAGAGAAAAAGGCCGAATGCAAGAAAAAGGGCGGCTCCTGTTGCAAGCTGGACGCTGCCAAGAAACCGACCTGCAGAGAGAAGCCGGCAGCCGGGTGCAGTGCCGATGAGCGGTCCTACGAACTCGACGTTGCAGGCTGCCAGACGGAGTGTAAGGGGCAGGTCAGCTGCTGCGGCGGTGATTGGGAGAAGGCAACCTGCGAGACGAGAGAAGCGGTGAAGTGCAAGGAGGACGAACGCGAGGTGAATGTGGACAAGTGTCCCGAGGATCAGGAAGCAATTGAAAAGCTGTGCTCCGGGAACATTGGCTGTTGTTTCCCTCCCCCAGCCCCCCAGTACCCGTGGACCTGCGAGTCTAGCGTCTATACCAAAACGGAGTGCGAACGGTACAAGGGGACGCCGGTGAACTACTGCCCCTCGAGCGTGGAGGATATCCAGAAGGTCTGCAACGGAAAGAAGGGTTCCGTCATCTGCTGCGGCGGCGAAGACGGCAAGGAGTGCCTGCTCAACCCTGCGGATCCGGATAGTGAGTGTACAGCGGGATCCATCGAACATGATGACAGAAACCTGAACGTGTGCCCGGCCTCGAAGAAGAGTGCCTGCGCAAAAGAGAAGGTCAACTGCTGCTCCGTAGACGAAAACTTTCTACTCACAGGGGAGTGTCAATCCAACGTGCCGGCGCAAGATTGTCCGTCTGACCGGCGGGTCAACCAGTGCAGCAAGACTGCCTGTCAGAAGCGCGTAGCCTGCTGCGTTAAAGACGCCCCGGGCTGTGTCGAGAATATCCCGGCAAATCAGTCGTCGTACTTCTGCCAGGCAGGCAAAATCTCAGAGCAGAACAATTGCAACGAATTCGTGATGAGAGATAGAGGGAGAACAACGAATCTCTGCGAGCAGGGGCCATGGTCATGCTGCACGCAGCCCGGGCGCTCGCTGGCCTGCGTCGATCTGCAGAACGTTGGGCAAGTCACCGAATGCAGCAAGCAAGGCTTCGTTCCCATCATCGGCGCCACCTGTAAAGACAATCCGAATCCCTGTCAGATTCTTATGAAAAAGCGGCACGCCTGCTGCTCGCCCAAGACGGGTCCGGATGGCCGACCGTGGATGGCCTGCGAGGAGCAGGATAACGGCACCCCCGTGGTCATGACTCCGTCCACCCTCCTTGCAGAGACCACCACAGGTGACGATGGAGGCAGTGGCGAGAGTTGTTACCTCGATCTGCCCAGCTGCGTCGCCAGCTGCCCGGTCGGTCCGATCGAAGAGCCATCGTCATCGGATGGCAACAATGAAAGCTCTGCCGGAGGTGGTGGCATACCGGGTGGGGGTGGGGGCGGAGGTGGAGGTGGCAGCGCTGGCGGTGGAACCAGTGGAGGTGGAGCCAGCCATCCCTCGGGTGGCGACGAGAGTTCCGCCGGAGGCGGCGGAGGGAGTGACGGCAGCTCCGGGAGCGGTGGTGGCGGTGGTGGCAGCAGTGCCGGAGGAGGCACGCCGGGTGGGGGTGGAGGAGGTGGCGGTGGAACGACGAGTGACTCGGGCTCCTCGGGTTCGCAGGGCTCGGTTCCAGCGTCTTCGGCGGGCGGCGGAGCCAGCCATCCCTCGGGTGGCGACGAGAGTTCCGCCGGAGGCGGCGGAGGGAGTGATGGAAGCTCTGGAAGTGGAGGCGGGGGTGGAGGTGGTGGCAGCGCCGGTGGTGGAGGCGGTAGCGCCGGAGGCAGTGATGGAAGCTCTGGAAGTGATGGGGGTGGCAGCAGTGGCGGAGGAGGCGGCAGTGAAGGAAGTGAGGGCAGTGAAGGGAGTGCGAAGGGCGGTGGAGGAGGCGGAGGTGGAGGAGGTGGAGGAGGTGGGAGCGAAGGCTCGACCGGCAGCGCCGGATCATCCGGCTCAGTTCCCCCGCCCCCCGCCTCCTCCGCAGGCGGCACAAGCAGCGAGGGGGAATCCAGTTCCAAGCCGCCCGCGAAGGGCAACTGCTGCATCGAGGGCGCAGACTACGGCATCTGCTTTGCCGACATCAGTGCACAGACATGCGAAGACAGCGCCATGGGCGGAACATTCATGGGCGATTCGCAGTGCATCGCCTCGCCCTCGACCGGTGCCAACTGCGGACCGACCGGCGGAAGCAGCTCTTCGGGAGGAGACCCCTCCTCGCAGGAGAGCAGCGCAGCCACCCCCTGCGGCAACGGACTGCCGGATGAGGGAGAGCAGTGCGATCTGGGTATTTATAACAGCAATACCCCGAATGCCCTGTGCCGCACAGACTGCACGTCCGCCCGCTGCGGCGACGGCATTGTGGATACCAACCCATCGGGAAGGCCGAAGGAGCGCTGTGACGACGACGGACGCAACAGTGATACGGAGCCGGGAGCCTGCAAGACCAACTGCAAGTACCGCAACACCTACTTCACCCTCGGCCAGTGGCTGCAGAATCTCCAGCTCTACGCCATAGACGGGGTACCGGTGCCGGATGCCCCTGAGACGAACGAGAACACGCAGTTCCTCGTCATCGGCGCACTGACGTTCATCCTCATGTAG